From Diospyros lotus cultivar Yz01 chromosome 4, ASM1463336v1, whole genome shotgun sequence, a single genomic window includes:
- the LOC127799195 gene encoding uncharacterized protein LOC127799195 isoform X3 has product MSIAWSAWNFLGTTDSKVCVTYWLNVLQNLGETKLPYLATLNPPFAPQHSLLKWSTSHPVPSVAAAKASSELSHIQGKRGIWFCGAYQAYGFHEDGLKAGLVAAHGLLGKSCVVLENPKHMVPSLLETGARLFVTRFLGYYISTGCLTLLEEGGTIFTFEGTSGKCLLKTTLRVHNPQFYWKVATHADLGLADAYINGDFSLVDKNEGLQNLFMIFVANRELKTSVSKLNNKRGWWTPLLFTSCIGSAKYFFQHVSRQNTLTQARRNISRHYDLSNDLFSLFLDETMTYSCAIFKSDDEDLSVAQMRKISVLIEKARISKEHEVLEIGCGWGSLAIEVVRRTGCRYTGITLSEEQLRFAEMKVKEAGLEDHIRLLLCDYRQLPKTHKYDRIISCEMIEAVGHEYMKEFFGCCDSVLAEDGLLVLQFISIPDERYEEYRRSSDFIKEYIFPGGCLPSLSRLTSAMAASSRLCVEHLENIGLHYYQTLRRWRKNFLNQQSKIVALGFNEKFIRTWEYYFDYCAAGFKSCTLGNYQIVLTRPGNVSALGNPYNNVPSAYGLS; this is encoded by the exons ATGTCTATAG CATGGAGCGCATGGAATTTTCTTGGTACTACTGATAGCAAAGTATGTGTGACATACTGGCTTAATGTGCTCCAG AACCTTGGTGAGACAAAGCTACCTTATCTGGCAACTCTAAATCCACCTTTTGCACCACAACATTCATTGCTAAAATGGTCAACTAGCCATCCAGTCCCATCAGTTGCTGCAGCAAAAGCATCATCTGAGCTCAGCCATATTCAAGGGAAAAGAGGGATATGGTTCTGTGGAGCATACCAGG CTTATGGCTTCCATGAGGATGGACTAAAG GCTGGCCTAGTTGCTGCACATGGCTTGCTTGGAAAAAGTTGTGTTGTTCTTGAGAACCCCAAACATATGGTACCCTCTTTGCTAGAAACAGGAGCTCGCCTTTTTGTTACGAGATTCCTGGGATACTATATCTCAACTGGTTGTTTAAC TTTACTGGAGGAAGGAGGAACAATTTTCACCTTTGAAGGAACTTCAGGAAAATGTCTTCTTAAAACTACCCTGAGAGTTCATAATCCCCAGTTTTACTGGAAG GTTGCTACACATGCTGACTTAGGCCTAGCAGATGCATATATTAATGGAGATTTTTCTCTGGTTGATAAAAATGAAGGTCTTCAGAACCTATTCATG ATTTTTGTTGCCAACAGAGAGTTGAAGACTTCTGTCTCAAAGCTAAATAACAAAAG GGGTTGGTGGACACCATTGCTTTTCACTTCATGTATTGGATCAGCAAAATATTTCTTTCAGCATGTTTCACGGCAAAATACTCTTACCCAAGCTCGCAGAAACATATCTCGGCACTATGACCTG AGTAATGATCTGTTTTCGCTTTTCTTGGATGAGACAATGACATATTCCTGTGCAATATTTAAG tcAGACGATGAAGACTTGAGCGTTGCACAAATGAGGAAAATCTCTGTTCTGATTGAGAAA GCAAGAATCAGCAAGGAGCATGAAGTTCTTGAGATTGGATGTGGATGGGGAAGCTTGGCTATTGAAGTTGTCAGGAGGACTGGATGCAGGTACACCGGCATCACCCTATCCGAGGAGCAGTTGAGATTTGCAGAAATGAAAGTCAAGGAGGCTGGTCTTGAG GACCAcataaggttgctcctttgcgACTACCGCCAATTACCCAAAACACACAAATACGACAGAATCATATCCTG TGAGATGATAGAAGCCGTAGGCCACGAGTACATGAAGGAATTTTTTGGATGTTGTGATTCAGTATTGGCAGAAGATGGGCTTCTTGTTCTACAG TTTATATCGATACCAGATGAGCGATATGAGGAGTACAGGCGAAGCTCAGACTTTATAAAAGAATACATTTTCCCCGGGGGATGCCTACCTTCACTCAGCAGATTAACATCAGCAATGGCTGCTTCATCCAGACTCTG TGTTGAGCACTTGGAAAACATTGGCCTCCATTACTATCAGACCCTCAGACGTTGGAGGAAGAATTTTCTGAACCAACAGAG CAAAATCGTTGCTCTGGGATTCAATGAGAAGTTCATCCGGACATGGgagtattattttgattattgtgCAGCTGGCTTTAAATCTTGTACGCTTGGAAATTACCAG ATCGTGCTCACACGTCCTGGCAATGTCTCAGCATTGGGGAATCCATACAACAATGTGCCTTCTGCCTATGGACTGTCTTAG
- the LOC127799196 gene encoding heterogeneous nuclear ribonucleoprotein 1-like: MDSDQGKLFIGGISWETTEEKLKDHFEIYGEVLQTVVMRDKLNGRPRGFGFVVFADPSILDRVLQDQHVIDGRTVEAKRALSREEQQTSSRAGNSNNARNFGGSGNFRTKKIFVGGLPPSLSEDGFRQYFEAYGSVTDVVIMYDQHTQRPRGFGFISFDSEDAVDRVLHKTFHDLNGKQVEVKRALPKDANPGAGGRSMGGGVSGGSGGGGGGYQGYGAAGGNSGSYDGRMDSNRYMQSQNTGGGYPAYGSSGYNAPGYGYAPTNNSMGYGGYGGYGGANSGYGGPAGVAYGNPNMPSAGYGSGPPGAPRSSWSSQAPSAYGAMGYGNAASWGPAGGGGHGSGGPGSASSGQSPGGAAGYGNQGYGYGGYSGADGSYSNQAAYGVGGRAGNVPSNNAPVGGGAGGGELQGSGGGYMGGSYGDANGNSGYGNQGWRSDPSQTPGSYGAQGNGPHGGQAGYGAGYGGATRQAQQQ, translated from the exons ATGGATTCGGATCAGGGAAAGCTATTCATCGGTGGGATTTCATGGGAGACCACCGAGGAGAAGCTGAAGGACCACTTCGAGATCTACGGCGAGGTTTTGCAGACCGTCGTGATGCGAGACAAGCTTAATGGCCGCCCCAGGGGTTTTGGCTTCGTGGTCTTTGCAGATCCTTCCATCCTTGATAGGGTTCTTCAGGACCAGCACGTTATAGATGGTCGAACG GTCGAGGCCAAGAGAGCATTATCAAGAGAAGAACAGCAGACTTCTTCCAGGGCTGGAAACAGTAACAATGCTAGAAACTTTGGTGGTAGTGGAAATTTTAGAACCAAGAAAATTTTTGTTGGAGGCTTGCCACCTAGTTTAAGTGAGGATGGATTCCGTCAGTATTTTGAGGCTTACGGTAGTGTAACTGATGTAGTAATCATGTATGATCAGCATACCCAGCGGCCCCGTGGATTTGGATTTATTTCCTTTGATAGTGAGGATGCGGTTGATAGGGTTTTGCATAAGACATTTCATGACTTAAATGGTAAACAGGTGGAAGTGAAGCGTGCTCTTCCTAAAGATGCAAATCCTGGTGCTGGTGGTCGTTCCATGGGTGGTGGTGTAAGTGGCGGTtctggtggtggtggtggtggttatCAGGGTTATGGTGCAGCTGGTGGCAATTCAGGTTCTTATGATGGCCGAATGGATTCCAACAGGTACATGCAGTCTCAAAATACTGGAGGCGGGTATCCGGCTTATGGTTCTTCAGGATATAATGCTCCTGGTTATGGATATGCTCCTACCAACAACAGCATGGGTTATGGTGGTTATGGGGGTTATGGTGGTGCCAATTCTGGGTATGGAGGCCCTGCTGGTGTTGCCTATGGGAACCCAAATATGCCCAGTGCTGGCTATGGAAGTGGTCCACCAGGTGCCCCACGAAGTTCATGGAGTTCTCAGGCCCCCTCTGCTTATGGTGCTATGGGTTATGGGAATGCTGCTTCTTGGGGTCCTGCAGGTGGTGGTGGTCATGGTAGTGGTGGGCCTGGTTCTGCATCCTCAGGTCAATCTCCAGGTGGAGCTGCGGGATATGGCAACCAGGGTTATGGTTATGGTGGATATAGTGGAGCTGACGGGTCTTATTCAAATCAAGCTGCTTATGGTGTTGGAGGTCGTGCTGGAAATGTTCCAAGTAACAATGCTCCTGTTGGTGGGGGCGCTGGTGGCGGAGAGCTACAAGGCAGTGGCGGGGGCTATATGGGAGGTAGCTATGGTGATGCCAATGGTAATTCAGGGTATGGAAATCAAGGATGGAGGTCTGATCCATCCCAAACACCTGGAAGTTATGGGGCTCAAGGAAATGGACCTCATGGTGGGCAAGCTGGGTATGGTGCTGGATATGGTGGGGCCACTCGACAGGCTCAACAGCAGTGA
- the LOC127799195 gene encoding uncharacterized protein LOC127799195 isoform X1 gives MSRRRMRVAVVGAGISGLAAAAAVAAKGGSEVEVVLYEKEDYLGGHARTVAVDGVDLDLGFMVFNRVTYPNMMELFESLGVDMEVSDMSFSVSLDKGQGCEWGSRNGLSGLFAQKKNVLNPYFWQMIREIIKFKEDVLRYLEDHENNPDIDRNETLGHFIKIRGYSDLFQKAYLIPVCASIWSCSSEGVMSFSAYSILSFCRNHHLLQLFGRPQWLTVKWRSHKYVNKVREQLVSRGCQIRSSCEVRSVSTIDDGCLITCEDGSQETYNGCIMAVHAPDALKMLGKQATHDEMRILGAFQYVYSDIFLHRDKNLMPRNPAAWSAWNFLGTTDSKVCVTYWLNVLQNLGETKLPYLATLNPPFAPQHSLLKWSTSHPVPSVAAAKASSELSHIQGKRGIWFCGAYQAYGFHEDGLKAGLVAAHGLLGKSCVVLENPKHMVPSLLETGARLFVTRFLGYYISTGCLTLLEEGGTIFTFEGTSGKCLLKTTLRVHNPQFYWKVATHADLGLADAYINGDFSLVDKNEGLQNLFMIFVANRELKTSVSKLNNKRGWWTPLLFTSCIGSAKYFFQHVSRQNTLTQARRNISRHYDLSNDLFSLFLDETMTYSCAIFKSDDEDLSVAQMRKISVLIEKARISKEHEVLEIGCGWGSLAIEVVRRTGCRYTGITLSEEQLRFAEMKVKEAGLEDHIRLLLCDYRQLPKTHKYDRIISCEMIEAVGHEYMKEFFGCCDSVLAEDGLLVLQFISIPDERYEEYRRSSDFIKEYIFPGGCLPSLSRLTSAMAASSRLCVEHLENIGLHYYQTLRRWRKNFLNQQSKIVALGFNEKFIRTWEYYFDYCAAGFKSCTLGNYQIVLTRPGNVSALGNPYNNVPSAYGLS, from the exons ATGTCGAGGAGGAGGATGAGAGTGGCGGTGGTGGGGGCAGGGATCAGCGGgctggcggcggcggcggctgtAGCGGCCAAGGGCGGCTCGGAGGTGGAGGTGGTGCTGTACGAGAAGGAGGACTACTTGGGTGGCCATGCCAGGACGGTGGCCGTCGACGGCGTTGATTTGGACCTCGGCTTCATGGTCTTCAACCGA GTAACATATCCAAATATGATGGAACTTTTTGAAAGTCTTGGAGTGGATATGGAAGTTTCTGATATGTCATTCTCAGTGAGCCTAGACAAAGGCCAGGGCTGTGAGTGGGGCAGCCGAAATGGCTTGTCAGGCTTGTTTGCACAGAAGAAGAATGTGCTGAATCCCTACTTTTGGCAAATGATTAGAGAAATCATCAAGTTCAAGGAGGATGTTCTAAG GTACCTTGAAGATCATGAAAACAACCCGGACATTGATCGTAATGAGACCTTGGGCCATTTCATCAAAATACGGGGTTACTCTGATTTATTTCAAAAAGCTTACCTT ATTCCAGTATGTGCTTCAATCTGGTCATGTTCTTCAGAAGGAGTAATGAGCTTTTCTGCATATTCCATCCTTTCGTTTTGTCGCAATCACCATTTGCTTCAG CTCTTTGGCCGGCCTCAGTGGCTCACTGTCAAATGGCGCTCACATAAATATGTCAATAAG GTTAGAGAACAGTTGGTGAGTAGAGGTTGTCAAATAAGAAGCAGTTGTGAGGTTCGATCTGTTTCAACGATTGATGATG GTTGCCTCATAACCTGTGAAGATGGTTCACAAGAAACATACAATGGATGCATAATGGCTGTTCATGCTCCAGATGCTTTGAAAATGTTGGGAAAACAAGCAACACATGATGAAATGAGAATACTTGGTGCTTTCCAATATGTCTATAG TGATATTTTCCTTCATcgtgacaaaaatttaatgcCCCGAAACCCAGCAGCATGGAGCGCATGGAATTTTCTTGGTACTACTGATAGCAAAGTATGTGTGACATACTGGCTTAATGTGCTCCAG AACCTTGGTGAGACAAAGCTACCTTATCTGGCAACTCTAAATCCACCTTTTGCACCACAACATTCATTGCTAAAATGGTCAACTAGCCATCCAGTCCCATCAGTTGCTGCAGCAAAAGCATCATCTGAGCTCAGCCATATTCAAGGGAAAAGAGGGATATGGTTCTGTGGAGCATACCAGG CTTATGGCTTCCATGAGGATGGACTAAAG GCTGGCCTAGTTGCTGCACATGGCTTGCTTGGAAAAAGTTGTGTTGTTCTTGAGAACCCCAAACATATGGTACCCTCTTTGCTAGAAACAGGAGCTCGCCTTTTTGTTACGAGATTCCTGGGATACTATATCTCAACTGGTTGTTTAAC TTTACTGGAGGAAGGAGGAACAATTTTCACCTTTGAAGGAACTTCAGGAAAATGTCTTCTTAAAACTACCCTGAGAGTTCATAATCCCCAGTTTTACTGGAAG GTTGCTACACATGCTGACTTAGGCCTAGCAGATGCATATATTAATGGAGATTTTTCTCTGGTTGATAAAAATGAAGGTCTTCAGAACCTATTCATG ATTTTTGTTGCCAACAGAGAGTTGAAGACTTCTGTCTCAAAGCTAAATAACAAAAG GGGTTGGTGGACACCATTGCTTTTCACTTCATGTATTGGATCAGCAAAATATTTCTTTCAGCATGTTTCACGGCAAAATACTCTTACCCAAGCTCGCAGAAACATATCTCGGCACTATGACCTG AGTAATGATCTGTTTTCGCTTTTCTTGGATGAGACAATGACATATTCCTGTGCAATATTTAAG tcAGACGATGAAGACTTGAGCGTTGCACAAATGAGGAAAATCTCTGTTCTGATTGAGAAA GCAAGAATCAGCAAGGAGCATGAAGTTCTTGAGATTGGATGTGGATGGGGAAGCTTGGCTATTGAAGTTGTCAGGAGGACTGGATGCAGGTACACCGGCATCACCCTATCCGAGGAGCAGTTGAGATTTGCAGAAATGAAAGTCAAGGAGGCTGGTCTTGAG GACCAcataaggttgctcctttgcgACTACCGCCAATTACCCAAAACACACAAATACGACAGAATCATATCCTG TGAGATGATAGAAGCCGTAGGCCACGAGTACATGAAGGAATTTTTTGGATGTTGTGATTCAGTATTGGCAGAAGATGGGCTTCTTGTTCTACAG TTTATATCGATACCAGATGAGCGATATGAGGAGTACAGGCGAAGCTCAGACTTTATAAAAGAATACATTTTCCCCGGGGGATGCCTACCTTCACTCAGCAGATTAACATCAGCAATGGCTGCTTCATCCAGACTCTG TGTTGAGCACTTGGAAAACATTGGCCTCCATTACTATCAGACCCTCAGACGTTGGAGGAAGAATTTTCTGAACCAACAGAG CAAAATCGTTGCTCTGGGATTCAATGAGAAGTTCATCCGGACATGGgagtattattttgattattgtgCAGCTGGCTTTAAATCTTGTACGCTTGGAAATTACCAG ATCGTGCTCACACGTCCTGGCAATGTCTCAGCATTGGGGAATCCATACAACAATGTGCCTTCTGCCTATGGACTGTCTTAG
- the LOC127799195 gene encoding uncharacterized protein LOC127799195 isoform X2, with protein MAVHAPDALKMLGKQATHDEMRILGAFQYVYSDIFLHRDKNLMPRNPAAWSAWNFLGTTDSKVCVTYWLNVLQNLGETKLPYLATLNPPFAPQHSLLKWSTSHPVPSVAAAKASSELSHIQGKRGIWFCGAYQAYGFHEDGLKAGLVAAHGLLGKSCVVLENPKHMVPSLLETGARLFVTRFLGYYISTGCLTLLEEGGTIFTFEGTSGKCLLKTTLRVHNPQFYWKVATHADLGLADAYINGDFSLVDKNEGLQNLFMIFVANRELKTSVSKLNNKRGWWTPLLFTSCIGSAKYFFQHVSRQNTLTQARRNISRHYDLSNDLFSLFLDETMTYSCAIFKSDDEDLSVAQMRKISVLIEKARISKEHEVLEIGCGWGSLAIEVVRRTGCRYTGITLSEEQLRFAEMKVKEAGLEDHIRLLLCDYRQLPKTHKYDRIISCEMIEAVGHEYMKEFFGCCDSVLAEDGLLVLQFISIPDERYEEYRRSSDFIKEYIFPGGCLPSLSRLTSAMAASSRLCVEHLENIGLHYYQTLRRWRKNFLNQQSKIVALGFNEKFIRTWEYYFDYCAAGFKSCTLGNYQIVLTRPGNVSALGNPYNNVPSAYGLS; from the exons ATGGCTGTTCATGCTCCAGATGCTTTGAAAATGTTGGGAAAACAAGCAACACATGATGAAATGAGAATACTTGGTGCTTTCCAATATGTCTATAG TGATATTTTCCTTCATcgtgacaaaaatttaatgcCCCGAAACCCAGCAGCATGGAGCGCATGGAATTTTCTTGGTACTACTGATAGCAAAGTATGTGTGACATACTGGCTTAATGTGCTCCAG AACCTTGGTGAGACAAAGCTACCTTATCTGGCAACTCTAAATCCACCTTTTGCACCACAACATTCATTGCTAAAATGGTCAACTAGCCATCCAGTCCCATCAGTTGCTGCAGCAAAAGCATCATCTGAGCTCAGCCATATTCAAGGGAAAAGAGGGATATGGTTCTGTGGAGCATACCAGG CTTATGGCTTCCATGAGGATGGACTAAAG GCTGGCCTAGTTGCTGCACATGGCTTGCTTGGAAAAAGTTGTGTTGTTCTTGAGAACCCCAAACATATGGTACCCTCTTTGCTAGAAACAGGAGCTCGCCTTTTTGTTACGAGATTCCTGGGATACTATATCTCAACTGGTTGTTTAAC TTTACTGGAGGAAGGAGGAACAATTTTCACCTTTGAAGGAACTTCAGGAAAATGTCTTCTTAAAACTACCCTGAGAGTTCATAATCCCCAGTTTTACTGGAAG GTTGCTACACATGCTGACTTAGGCCTAGCAGATGCATATATTAATGGAGATTTTTCTCTGGTTGATAAAAATGAAGGTCTTCAGAACCTATTCATG ATTTTTGTTGCCAACAGAGAGTTGAAGACTTCTGTCTCAAAGCTAAATAACAAAAG GGGTTGGTGGACACCATTGCTTTTCACTTCATGTATTGGATCAGCAAAATATTTCTTTCAGCATGTTTCACGGCAAAATACTCTTACCCAAGCTCGCAGAAACATATCTCGGCACTATGACCTG AGTAATGATCTGTTTTCGCTTTTCTTGGATGAGACAATGACATATTCCTGTGCAATATTTAAG tcAGACGATGAAGACTTGAGCGTTGCACAAATGAGGAAAATCTCTGTTCTGATTGAGAAA GCAAGAATCAGCAAGGAGCATGAAGTTCTTGAGATTGGATGTGGATGGGGAAGCTTGGCTATTGAAGTTGTCAGGAGGACTGGATGCAGGTACACCGGCATCACCCTATCCGAGGAGCAGTTGAGATTTGCAGAAATGAAAGTCAAGGAGGCTGGTCTTGAG GACCAcataaggttgctcctttgcgACTACCGCCAATTACCCAAAACACACAAATACGACAGAATCATATCCTG TGAGATGATAGAAGCCGTAGGCCACGAGTACATGAAGGAATTTTTTGGATGTTGTGATTCAGTATTGGCAGAAGATGGGCTTCTTGTTCTACAG TTTATATCGATACCAGATGAGCGATATGAGGAGTACAGGCGAAGCTCAGACTTTATAAAAGAATACATTTTCCCCGGGGGATGCCTACCTTCACTCAGCAGATTAACATCAGCAATGGCTGCTTCATCCAGACTCTG TGTTGAGCACTTGGAAAACATTGGCCTCCATTACTATCAGACCCTCAGACGTTGGAGGAAGAATTTTCTGAACCAACAGAG CAAAATCGTTGCTCTGGGATTCAATGAGAAGTTCATCCGGACATGGgagtattattttgattattgtgCAGCTGGCTTTAAATCTTGTACGCTTGGAAATTACCAG ATCGTGCTCACACGTCCTGGCAATGTCTCAGCATTGGGGAATCCATACAACAATGTGCCTTCTGCCTATGGACTGTCTTAG
- the LOC127799194 gene encoding protein unc-13 homolog encodes MGHQARREFQPASNTVEVSDLVWPFGRLDGIDDDDLRETAYEVFFTACRSSPGFGGGRHSMIHPATEGGEPASPGKVNGVGMAVTSRIKKALGLKMLGKFQSRRASSIGSGCNSPVAGRSRVRLPMTSAEIMRQQMRVTEPSDNRLRKTLMRILVGQMNRRAETIILPLELLRHLKPAEFNNASEYHFWQKRQLSLLQAGLLHHPSAPLDPSNPFAARLQDIIRSADAKAVDVAKNSESMRALCNCVVSLAWRSSEGSPDDVCHWADGYPLNVHIYTALLHSIFDLKDDTLILDEVDELLELMKKTWLTLGINRSIHNLCFTWVLFQQFVVTGEVEPELLGGALAMLKEVAADAKRADRELVYVKMMSAALNSMKKWAERRLFCYHGAFDRAPAGLMESLLPLVFSINKILEDDAIGFPAADQQQKVDVVSATDSTRNRVDRYIRSSLKYEFAKLLENEKFDDTTLEVVPEVAETLIKLAKETEELALKEKLIFSPVLKKWHPIPAGVAAMTLHTCYGTLLKQFMAGVSLLSAEAINVLHRAGKLEKVLVQMVVEDSADCEDGGKGTVREMVPYEVDSIISNFLKQWMHERLKKGKVFLQRAKETESWSARSKGEPYAHSAVELMLIAKHTVDDFFEIPLGISEDLAHDLADGLENIFGEFATFVASCGSKQSYVPNLPPLTRCSSGSKIFKLWRKASHCSVRAHETHLQGGSNEGQHPRPSTSRGTQRLFIRLNTLHYLLSQIQSLDKTLSLSPRIVPSPKNHHKHRHHGFSSCYFEKACLGIQAAIQRVSEVAAYRLIFLDSSYVFYDSLYVGDVVNSRIRPALRILKQNLTLLCTIVTERAQPLALKEVMRATFEAFLMVLLAGGSSRTFLREDHDMIEEDFDSLKRVFCACGEGLISEDVVEREGETVEGVVALMGQRTEHLVEDFSIVACEASGIGIMGTGKKLPMPPTTGRWHRLDPNTILRVLCHRNDRAANDFLKKAFQLAKRR; translated from the exons ATGGGTCACCAGGCCCGCCGTGAGTTTCAACCCGCGTCCAACACCGTCGAGGTTTCTGACCTCGTATGGCCCTTCGGCCGCCTCGACGGCATCGACGACGACGACCTCCGGGAGACAGCCTACGAGGTATTCTTCACGGCGTGCCGGTCGTCCCCGGGCTTCGGCGGGGGGAGGCACTCGATGATCCACCCGGCGACGGAGGGGGGAGAGCCGGCGTCGCCGGGGAAGGTGAACGGGGTGGGGATGGCCGTGACGAGCAGGATCAAGAAGGCGCTGGGTTTGAAGATGTTGGGGAAGTTTCAGTCGCGGAGGGCCAGCTCGATCGGGTCGGGCTGCAACAGCCCCGTGGCGGGTCGGTCCAGGGTCCGGCTGCCCATGACATCGGCGGAGATCATGAGGCAGCAGATGAGGGTGACGGAGCCCAGCGATAACCGGCTTCGTAAGACGCTCATGAGAATCCTTGTCGGCCAA ATGAACAGAAGGGCAGAGACGATAATCCTGCCGCTGGAGCTACTCCGGCACCTGAAGCCGGCGGAGTTCAACAACGCGAGCGAGTACCATTTCTGGCAGAAGCGGCAGCTCAGCCTCTTGCAAGCAGGCCTCCTCCACCACCCTTCCGCCCCACTCGACCCCTCCAACCCCTTCGCCGCCCGCCTGCAAGACATTATCCGCTCCGCCGACGCCAAAGCCGTCGACGTCGCCAAGAACTCCGAGTCCATGCGCGCCCTCTGCAATTGCGTCGTCTCCCTCGCCTGGCGCAGCTCCGAAGGCTCCCCTGACGACGTCTGCCACTGGGCCGACGGCTACCCCCTCAACGTCCACATCTACACCGCCCTCCTCCATTCCATCTTCGACCTCAAGGACGACACCCTCATCCTCGACGAGGTGGACGAGCTCCTCGAGCTCATGAAGAAGACTTGGTTGACGCTCGGGATCAATCGCTCCATCCACAACCTCTGCTTTACATGGGTTTTGTTCCAGCAGTTCGTGGTCACAGGTGAGGTGGAGCCGGAGCTTCTCGGCGGGGCGCTGGCCATGCTGAAGGAGGTGGCGGCGGACGCCAAGAGGGCAGACAGAGAGCTTGTGTATGTGAAGATGATGTCGGCGGCTTTGAACTCGATGAAGAAGTGGGCGGAAAGGAGATTGTTCTGCTACCACGGCGCCTTTGATCGGGCACCGGCTGGCTTGATGGAGAGCCTTCTTCCTCTGGTATTCTCCATCAACAAGATTCTAGAAGATGATGCCATCGGGTTTCCGGCTGCTGATCAGCAACAGAAAGTGGACGTTGTCTCAGCCACGGATTCAACTAGGAACAGAGTGGATCGATATATCAGATCTTCTCTCAAATATGAATTTGCCAAG TTGCTGGAGAATGAGAAGTTCGATGATACTACTCTTGAAGTGGTACCAGAGGTGGCTGAAACCCTCATCAAGTTAGCCAAAGAGACTGAAGAGTTAGCCTTGAAGGAAAAGCTAATCTTCAGTCCTGTGCTCAAGAAATGGCACCCAATTCCAGCCGGGGTTGCAGCTATGACGCTGCACACTTGCTATGGTACCTTGCTGAAGCAATTTATGGCCGGGGTTTCCTTGCTCTCAGCCGAGGCGATCAATGTCTTGCATAGAGCCGGAAAGCTAGAAAAGGTGCTAGTTCAAATGGTGGTTGAAGATTCGGCTGACTGTGAAGATGGTGGAAAAGGCACTGTGAGAGAGATGGTTCCATATGAGGTTGATTCAATCATATCGAACTTCTTGAAACAATGGATGCATGAGAGGTTGAAGAAAGGGAAAGTCTTCCTTCAAAGAGCTAAGGAAACTGAA TCATGGAGTGCGAGATCCAAAGGCGAACCATACGCACATTCAGCTGTAGAGCTAATGCTAATTGCCAAGCATACTGTGGATGACTTCTTCGAGATTCCATTAGGCATTTCTGAAGATCTAGCTCATGATCTTGCTGATGGCTTGGAGAATATCTTTGGGGAGTTTGCTACTTTTGTTGCATCATGCG GATCAAAACAGAGTTATGTTCCAAATCTGCCTCCATTAACGCGATGCAGCAGTGGCTCGAAGATCTTTAAACTATGGAGAAAGGCCAGCCACTGCAGTGTTAGAGCACACGAGACACATCTACAAGGTGGCTCAAACGAAGGCCAGCATCCCCGGCCTTCGACTAGCCGGGGGACACAACGACTCTTCATCCGGCTCAACACCTTGCATTATCTTCTTTCCCAAATTCAATCCCTCGACAAAACCCTATCACTTTCCCCTCGAATCGTTCCCTCCCCGAAAAACCACCACAAGCACAGACATCATGGCTTTTCCTCCTGTTACTTTGAGAAAGCCTGCTTGGGCATTCAAGCTGCCATCCAACGTGTCTCAGAAGTTGCAGCGTACAGGCTCATCTTCCTAGACTCGAGCTATGTATTCTATGACAGTTTATACGTTGGTGATGTAGTGAATTCGCGTATAAGACCGGCCTTGAGGATTCTCAAGCAGAATCTCACACTGCTTTGTACCATTGTCACCGAGAGGGCTCAGCCATTAGCATTAAAAGAGGTTATGAGAGCCACTTTTGAGGCCTTTCTCATGGTTCTACTTGCAGGAGGAAGCTCCCGCACCTTTTTGAGGGAGGACCATGATATGATTGAGGAGGACTTCGACAGTTTGAAGCGGGTTTTTTGCGCTTGCGGGGAAGGTTTGATATCTGAGGATGTGGTGGAGAGGGAGGGTGAAACGGTGGAAGGGGTGGTGGCATTAATGGGGCAGCGCACTGAACATCTTGTGGAGGATTTCAGCATTGTGGCTTGTGAAGCAAGTGGAATAGGGATTATGGGCACAGGGAAGAAGCTGCCGATGCCTCCAACAACCGGCAGATGGCATAGATTGGATCCAAATACCATATTGAGAGTGTTGTGCCACAGGAATGATCGGGCAGCGAATGACTTCTTGAAGAAGGCATTCCAGTTAGCGAAGAGGAGGTGA
- the LOC127800382 gene encoding uncharacterized protein LOC127800382 — protein sequence MDTKGKNFDDLKDSSHNKPLVSVDQEKVELNGAMRVHTEEESLLAPPRRGGLSNKSEKPKLKVQWNDNVGNKLAEIVEFQPSDVSDSEDEDADSDACICAIM from the exons ATGGATACAAAGGGCAAGAATTTTGATGATCTGAAAGATAGCTCCCACAATAAGCCCCTGGTTAGTGTAGACCAAGAAAAGGTCGAATTGAATGGAGCAATGAGAGTACATACTGAGGAGGAATCATTGTTGGCGCCCCCCAGAAGAGGTGGGTTGTCGAATAAGTCAGAGAAGCCAAAGCTGAAGGTGCAGTGGAATGACAATGTAGGGAATAAGCTTGCAGAGATAGTGGAATTCCAACCAAG TGATGTCAGTGACTCAGAGGATGAGGATGCCGATTCAGATGCTTGCATCTGTGCTATAATGTAG